From the Manihot esculenta cultivar AM560-2 chromosome 3, M.esculenta_v8, whole genome shotgun sequence genome, one window contains:
- the LOC110610736 gene encoding peptide methionine sulfoxide reductase B1, chloroplastic isoform X2 translates to MALSHSLNLSTTLIASKSQFKSAVNSKLLVLPSSAFGVRKRVSSSVRAMGSSASSQRPDNIQAKVDYATVSDDEWKKKLTPEQFYITRQKGTERAFTGEYWNTKTPGTYHCICCDAPLFESSTKFDSGTGWPSYYQPIGSNVKSKLDMSIILMPRQEVLCAVCDAHLGHVFDDGPPPTGKRYCINSASLKLKPK, encoded by the exons ATGGCACTTAGTCATAGCTTAAACTTGTCAACAACGTTAATTGCTTCGAAATCCCAATTCAAAAGTGCTGTAAATTCGAAGCTGCTGGTCTTACCTTCTTCTGCTTTTGGAGTACGCAAAAGGGTCTCTTCTTCTGTTCGTGCTATGGGTTCCTCTGCTTCTTCGCAGAGACCAGACAACATTCAAG CTAAGGTTGACTATGCTACTGTAAGTGATGATGAATGGAAGAAGAAGCTTACTCCTGAACAATTTTACATCACTCGTCAAAAGGGAACTGAAAGGGCTTTTACTGG GGAATACTGGAACACCAAAACCCCTGGAACTTACCACTGCATTTGTTGTGATGCACCTCTATTTGA GTCATCGACTAAATTTGACAGCGGAACAGGGTGGCCATCTTACTATCAGCCTATAGGAAGCAATGTGAAATCAAAGTTAGACATGTCCATTATACTCATGCCTCGTCAAGAAGTTCTTTGTGCTGTTTGTGATGCTCATTTAGGCCATGTCTTTGATGATGGCCCTCCACCCACCGGAAAACGCTATTGCATCAAcag TGCTTCCTTGAAGCTGAAACCCAAGTGA
- the LOC110610736 gene encoding peptide methionine sulfoxide reductase B1, chloroplastic isoform X1: MALSHSLNLSTTLIASKSQFKSAVNSKLLVLPSSAFGVRKRVSSSVRAMGSSASSQRPDNIQEAAKVDYATVSDDEWKKKLTPEQFYITRQKGTERAFTGEYWNTKTPGTYHCICCDAPLFESSTKFDSGTGWPSYYQPIGSNVKSKLDMSIILMPRQEVLCAVCDAHLGHVFDDGPPPTGKRYCINSASLKLKPK, translated from the exons ATGGCACTTAGTCATAGCTTAAACTTGTCAACAACGTTAATTGCTTCGAAATCCCAATTCAAAAGTGCTGTAAATTCGAAGCTGCTGGTCTTACCTTCTTCTGCTTTTGGAGTACGCAAAAGGGTCTCTTCTTCTGTTCGTGCTATGGGTTCCTCTGCTTCTTCGCAGAGACCAGACAACATTCAAG AGGCAGCTAAGGTTGACTATGCTACTGTAAGTGATGATGAATGGAAGAAGAAGCTTACTCCTGAACAATTTTACATCACTCGTCAAAAGGGAACTGAAAGGGCTTTTACTGG GGAATACTGGAACACCAAAACCCCTGGAACTTACCACTGCATTTGTTGTGATGCACCTCTATTTGA GTCATCGACTAAATTTGACAGCGGAACAGGGTGGCCATCTTACTATCAGCCTATAGGAAGCAATGTGAAATCAAAGTTAGACATGTCCATTATACTCATGCCTCGTCAAGAAGTTCTTTGTGCTGTTTGTGATGCTCATTTAGGCCATGTCTTTGATGATGGCCCTCCACCCACCGGAAAACGCTATTGCATCAAcag TGCTTCCTTGAAGCTGAAACCCAAGTGA
- the LOC110610322 gene encoding probable glutathione S-transferase parC: protein MAEEVILLDFWPSPFGMRIRIALAEKGVKYEYREEDLPNKSPLLLQMNPVHKNVPVLIHNGKPICESLIGVQYVDEVWNDKSPLLPADPYQRAQARFWADFVDKKIYDIGRKTWATKGEEQEAAKKEFIGVLKLLEGELGNKPYFGGESMGFVDVALIPFYSWFYAYETCGNFSIEAECPVLMAWAKRCLQKESVSKSLPDQQKVYEFILTLKKRYGIE from the exons ATGGCTGAAGAGGTGATTCTTTTGGATTTCTGGCCAAGCCCTTTTGGGATGAGAATCAGAATAGCCTTGGCTGAGAAGGGTGTCAAGTATGAGTACAGGGAAGAGGACTTGCCCAACAAGAGCCCTCTTCTCCTGCAGATGAACCCAGTTCACAAGAATGTTCCTGTTCTCATCCACAACGGGAAACCCATTTGTGAGTCCCTTATTGGTGTTCAGTATGTTGATGAGGTCTGGAACGATAAGTCTCCTCTCTTGCCGGCCGATCCTTACCAGAGAGCCCAGGCTAGGTTCTGGGCTGATTTCGTTGATAAGAAG ATATATGATATTGGGAGGAAGACATGGGCTACAAAGGGAGAAGAGCAGGAGGCAGCCAAGAAAGAATTCATTGGGGTCCTGAAGTTGTTGGAAGGTGAGCTTGGAAACAAGCCTTATTTTGGTGGTGAGAGCATGGGATTTGTGGATGTTGCACTGATACCATTTTACTCCTGGTTTTATGCCTATGAGACCTGTGGCAACTTCAGCATTGAGGCTGAGTGTCCTGTGCTAATGGCTTGGGCTAAGAGATGCCTGCAGAAAGAGTCTGTATCCAAGTCTCTTCCTGACCAACAGAAGGTCTATGAATTTATCCTTACGCTCAAAAAGAGATATGGGATTGAGTAG